Below is a window of Nostoc sp. KVJ3 DNA.
AGATATCATACTTGCGAACCCATTCGGCGATATCTGTGGCGCAGAGATGGGCAGCGTGCAACGTGATTTGACCGTCGGGGTTTTCGTAGTCGGTCAAAAAATGCACTGTTTCTAAGGGAATTATGACTGGGCGGACTACCACAGTAGTTACATCTGCCTTGAGATCAGCCCGACTTACTATGTAAATGGGGGAATTGGGCTGCTGCTTTCGCGTCAATAATAGCCGCAGTAGGCGCTCAGTTTCCAAACTATCGGGAATTGGGTTATTTAGGATTTGTTCTGGCCCAATCTTTAGGGAAGTGTCCATCAGCACCACGTAATCTTTGGTAACTGCCAACTGATGGATGCTTTGTTCAATTCGCACCGGGGAACCATCTGGGAGGATCAATTGCCAGTGCTGGAGCTTACCTACACCATCCCACCGCAACAGATAAACAAAATCTGGCATGGCAATTTGTAACCAATGCTCGATCCAGCCAATCAATTTTTGCCAGAAACTTTGAGAAAACTTCGAGAACATTCTCAAGGGAATTTGCAAAGGATTGTTGTCTAAAAGTTGAGCGATCTCACTCAGCAGTTGCTTTAGTTCCTGGGGTAGTTGTTCGAGGTCATAAATGAAACGCGCACTTTCGAGGAAATTAGTCAGCGATCGCCCATAGTTAACTAAGAAAACTTCATTGGTATAACCATCAAAGGTGGGGTGAGACGTACTCAATACAGGGGGAAAAGGATAGGAAAAAGGTAGAAACGCTTTCCACTCAGTATTACCTCCTACTGGGGTAACAACCTCTAGGCTATTGGTATCAATTTCGTAGGGACGACCAGCATCATAGGTAATCATTAATCGCTCTTGGCTGTCTGTGGCTGTATTAAAGGCGAGAAAGGCAATATCTACCTCATCTCGCAAGCCCAAGGAAGGGGAGAAGCGCAACAAGCCATGATCGCGAAATTGATGAGAGCGATAAGCAGGATTTTTAAAAGTTGCCTGATCTGCATAGTAGCAAGGTGTACGTGCCAGTTTCGTCTTGACAGTAACCTGTCCGGCTTGCCAATCTAAGCGGTAAATCATCCCATCACCATTAAAAATGTGGGTTCCATTAATATTGGGTAAGCCCCCAGAAGCAACAGTGCCTACAGGTGCAATGATGAACAGATGTCCAGACAAATCTGTCGGTACATCCCCATAGATCACATTCAGTGGTAAATTCGATAGTTCCTCACGACTGGCAGTCATTGCTGCCTCTGGAAACCGGGGTTTGGGAATTTGACGATTCATTTATTTATACCCTGGCATTGCAATCTGATTTGGTGTTTCGCTTCAGGTATAACACTGGTACAGCACGGCGTAAATAAACCACGCATTCCAAATCAACGAAACGCTTACGCTGTATTAATTTTGAATTTTGTTAGCGCAGCGTAAAACCTTCTCTCCGAGACGCTACGCGAACGCTTAGAGCGAGTCCGGGTTCGCTTTTAGCGTCTCGTAGAGAGCGTCATTTTGAATTTTGAATTCCGCCTTGCGGTACTAGGTTTTAATTTAAAGGTTGAGTTTTTGCCTCAAATGTCCCAATATCAACTTTTTCAGGATTTTTAAATCCATCCGTAAATCCCTTAGAATTTAACTGCCTCGGTAAAAATTGATGCTATTTGTTTTCCTGGCTGACAGCTGTCAAGATACATCTGCGCGACTTGATCCCACGGATTTTGCTGCAAGCAATCTTGAAAATACTCGGCTGCTGCTGCAAATTGTTGTTGTTCATAAAGCGCTAATGCTGAAGCAAATAACTCTAAAGTAGCTGTTTTGCCTGCACTAACTTTTGGGGGATCTGCTGCAAACACTTCATGAACAGTCACAGCATTCATTTTACCCTTCACCTTCACTTGGCCGACTACCCGAATACCATAGCGATCGCGATTTTGTAAGCGCTCAAACGTTTGGTTGGTAATTAGGAGTGGGGCGTTAAATGTTTTGGTCAATCCTTCGATTCGCGCTGCTAGATTAACTGCATCACTAATTACAGTGCCATCCATGCGATTCAAACCACCGACTGTCCCCAAAATTAGCGAACCAGTATTAATCCCAATGCCAATTTGAATTGGTAAGTAACCTTTGGCTTGGCGTTTTTCGTTGTAGGTTGTCAAGGTTTTCAACATCGCAATTCCCGCTAGTACCGCATCATCGGCATCACCTGCAAACAAGGCCATGATGGCATCACCAATATATTTGTCGATAAAGCCATTGTTTTCAAGAATGATCGGCTCCATGCGACTGAGATAGGAGTTAATAAATCGGAAATTTTCGGCGGGAGTCATGCTTTCTGAAAGGGTGGTGAAGGCGCGAATGTCGGTAAATAAGACTGACATTTCTCGCTGCACCTGATCGCCTAATTGCACATCTATAATGCTTTGCTTATTGAGAAATTGCAGAAATTGGCTAGGGACAAAGCGCTCATAAGCTTTGTTGAGTGCGGCTAAATCCGTATACAAACGGGCATTTTCAATAGAAATAGCTGCTTGTGCTGAAAGCAGGTTGAGTAACTCCAAGCGATCTGGGGGAAATGCTCCTGTTGTCAAGTTATTTTCTAAATACACAATCCCAGCTAACTTTCCTTGGTTAATCAAAGGAGTACACAGAATTGATCGTGGCTGGTATTGGCGAATGTAGGGGTCTTTGCTGAATTCCCCAATTCCCACTGCTTCGTGGATGGCATCGTTTAGAACTACATTAGTTTTAGTGCGAATGACATAGTTGACGATCGCACTGGAGAGCGTTTGGCTATCTTCAATACTGAGTGATTCCAATACCTGAATAGTATTTTCACCAACGCTTCCCTGAGCTTCAATCAGAAATTTGCCTTTGGTTGACAACAGCAAAAACCCCCGTTGGGCCCCGGCATTTTCCATTAAAATCCGCATTAAGTTAGATAGAAGTTTATCTAGTTGAATTTCTTCGGAAAGGGTCTGAGAAGCTTTGATGACTGTCACCAAATCCAATGATTCTGAGCGACTATTGCTTGTGAGGTTGGTCGGGTTAAGACTAGTGGTTGATAAAGTTGATTTAACGGCTTTTTCTCCGATCCGCGTTAAAATTTTGGGATACTTGGCTTCTAAATCTTTTACTTTGGCGATCGCTCCCCACTGCAAATAAAGATAACGAGCTTCTTGCATATAAACTTGGGCGATGTTCAATTTGTTCTCAGCTAGGTAAAACTTGGCAGTCAATTCATTGGCTAGAGCCGCTTCATTAAAATACTGGTGTGATTGGGCTAAGGCGATCGCCTGATCGTAACAAGCGATCGCCTGATTAGATTCTCCATGCACCCGATGCCATTCTGCTTTTACCAGCGCTAATTTATGGGTATAGTTGACAGGAGAAGATTTCGCCCATACTTGCAATTTTTTCTGGTTTGCGGCCACTCGCTGGAGTAACTTTCGACGTTCCGCCGCACTGACAACAGAGGCTAAAGCCAATCGTCCTAAAGAGTCATAAAAGTAGAACCATCCCACAATATATAAAGCCACAACCGCATCTAAATAAGGAATTGCCAAATCAGCATTTTTGACGGCTGTTGCATAATCTTCAAACCAATAATTCAGCGTGAAGTGATGGATATAAACATAAAAAATAGCTGTGCGATAGTTACTCTCGATATGCTGAGGTAACATAGCGGTTGCATCATAAAATTCCCCTACCAACTGACAGGGATTAGCATTTTTACCCTGTAAATTAGCAACTACTTGGCGATAGAGTTGAATAATAACAAAAATTGGTTTTTTCTTAAACTGCTGAACTGCCTCTGCGTAAATAGCTAAACATTCATCCAATTCACCAAGATTTTGACCAGAAAAATAGCAATGCATTGAGCTTGTATTGGCACAAAAGGCAGCGTATTCAGTATCACCCGTATCGCGCCCAATTTGAAATGCTGCTTGCAGTGAAGGAATAGTATTTTGGAGTGGTTCTTGCCAGTGGCGGACAAAGGAATTAACTACAAATAAAGTTCTAGCTTCCAGGTGCTTGGCATTGAAACGGTCTAACAGTTTCAAGGCTAATTCACCAAATTTATATCCCCCTTGCAGATCCCCAACAACACCACAGAGAATCAAGCCATAGGTAGCATAAGCAAAAGCTGATTCCGCCGCATTGCCGTATCTAGCGAATAGTTCCACCTGTTTAAAGACAGTCAAAGGAAAAACTTTAGGAGATGCTAAGTAGGTCGCCGAGACGATACTAGCCAGGATGCGAATTGCAGCTAATTTTGTGGGATTGGTAAGTTCTGGCAAGTCGGCTAAGGTGTGTACCGATTTACCTGCCAAAGCGAGTTTAGTTTTTAACAATCCCAGGAGAATTTGCGGTTGACCGGGGTTGTTAGCTAAGGGAATGCCCAGCAGTTGCATCACTTGCAGACCGAGTTTAGAAGCTGCCAACAATTGATCGCGGGCGATCGCAGCTTGGATTTTGATGGCATAAACCTGCACCCGATCGATCGTGCTGCGGGTCTTTTGAAGTACTTCTTCTGTGAGTACATCCATGCGCTCAAAGTCCCCACCTAAATAAGCAGCAACCGCTGCGGCTGTGTGCAATGCCAAAGCTAGCTGATACTGCTGCTGCCAACAGTTGGCTGCTAGACAGTTAATCCCCATTGTCAGATAATCTAAGGCTGACTGATAGGCTGCTGAGGCTTTGGCTTTGTTACCTGCTGTTAAGTTTAACTGAGCTAGTTGCTGTCGCTGTTGAGGGTCTGTAATTAGGACGATGCCAAAATTCAGTTGGTTAACAATGTCAAAAATCTTTTCTTCTTGCTTCTGGGGAGTAATGTTTTGTAATAATAGTTGCCCAACCCGCAAGTGTACTGCCTGTTTTTGCTCGCTGGGAATCAGTGAGTAGGCTGCTTGCTGGACGCGATCGTGCAGGAATTTATAGACTACATCCAAATTTGTCAAGTTTGCTGTTACTTCTCGATCGGCAACTTGTAAGAGTTGGTAGTCATTGCCTTGGGGTAAAATTAGTCCTGTCTGCACGGCTTCCCAGAGTTGGGCGGCTACATCTGGGAGGGATTTTGAACTTGCGATCGCTAAGGTATGCAAATCAAAGGAATTGCCAATACAAGCTGCTAATTTTAAAGCTTGTTGGGTGGCATCTGGCAGCTTTTGAATTTTCAGCGCCATCAACTCAACTACGTTATCGGTAATCTGGGCTGCCTGGATTTTTGCTAGTTGCCACTGCCATGCCCGTTGAGTGAAATTAAACTGTAGCAATCCTTCTGCATACAGCGA
It encodes the following:
- a CDS encoding carotenoid oxygenase family protein, which produces MNRQIPKPRFPEAAMTASREELSNLPLNVIYGDVPTDLSGHLFIIAPVGTVASGGLPNINGTHIFNGDGMIYRLDWQAGQVTVKTKLARTPCYYADQATFKNPAYRSHQFRDHGLLRFSPSLGLRDEVDIAFLAFNTATDSQERLMITYDAGRPYEIDTNSLEVVTPVGGNTEWKAFLPFSYPFPPVLSTSHPTFDGYTNEVFLVNYGRSLTNFLESARFIYDLEQLPQELKQLLSEIAQLLDNNPLQIPLRMFSKFSQSFWQKLIGWIEHWLQIAMPDFVYLLRWDGVGKLQHWQLILPDGSPVRIEQSIHQLAVTKDYVVLMDTSLKIGPEQILNNPIPDSLETERLLRLLLTRKQQPNSPIYIVSRADLKADVTTVVVRPVIIPLETVHFLTDYENPDGQITLHAAHLCATDIAEWVRKYDISKFDAPKSAPLWLGGMLANGQMDVGRLGRYQIDGETGQIRDSKVIYDTRRHWGIGFYAYQDRLASGLPPKRIDHIYWQSLGFWPELLTEFIYNLYQDYPYRAVPLKELLQREEARPSSLFRLDTAKMEVADFYDAPPGYFISSPQFVPRLNSNGSSTDGYIVCTVFGGNNNEIWIFQADQLGAGPICKLSHPQLDFGFTMHTTWLSAIAPRTASYDIPVRQDYESLLNQPAIQQLFIEAVYPHFQ
- a CDS encoding AAA family ATPase encodes the protein MIALEGYKVLTELHASPNSQVYQGYRDLDQQPVVLKVLRQEYPPPEAIARFKLEYDLTRRFQAPGIIQAYDLKKYQNTLVLVLEDFGGQPLRGLLYQSPLPLQNFLQLAIQVAAALEEIHQQQIIHKDINPANILLNPTTQQTKIIDFGIATLLSRENPTLQNLNVLEGTLAYISPEQTGRMNRSIDYRTDFYSLGVTFYELLTQHLPFTSDDPVELVHSHIAKQPIPPDQINPQIPPALSQIVMKLLEKTAEARYQSAFGLQVDLQQCLEIFTATGQIPLFELGQQDHSGKFQIPQKLYGREAEVTNLLAAFERASHGQSEVMLIAGYSGIGKSVLVQEIYKPITQQRGYFISGKFDQFQRNIPYSSLIQAFQALIRQLLTTSEAEITTWRKKLLDALGVNGQVIIEVIAEVELIIGQQPPVVELSSKEAQTRFNLVLQNFIQVFTQKEHPLVMFLDDLQWADSASLQLIELLIGQVDSQYLLLIGAYRDNEVDKTHPLRTTIASLEQAGVAIHELTLRSLALPQIQQLLSDTLNNADLAEVTPLAELLQQKTNGNPFFMNEFLKSLYAEGLLQFNFTQRAWQWQLAKIQAAQITDNVVELMALKIQKLPDATQQALKLAACIGNSFDLHTLAIASSKSLPDVAAQLWEAVQTGLILPQGNDYQLLQVADREVTANLTNLDVVYKFLHDRVQQAAYSLIPSEQKQAVHLRVGQLLLQNITPQKQEEKIFDIVNQLNFGIVLITDPQQRQQLAQLNLTAGNKAKASAAYQSALDYLTMGINCLAANCWQQQYQLALALHTAAAVAAYLGGDFERMDVLTEEVLQKTRSTIDRVQVYAIKIQAAIARDQLLAASKLGLQVMQLLGIPLANNPGQPQILLGLLKTKLALAGKSVHTLADLPELTNPTKLAAIRILASIVSATYLASPKVFPLTVFKQVELFARYGNAAESAFAYATYGLILCGVVGDLQGGYKFGELALKLLDRFNAKHLEARTLFVVNSFVRHWQEPLQNTIPSLQAAFQIGRDTGDTEYAAFCANTSSMHCYFSGQNLGELDECLAIYAEAVQQFKKKPIFVIIQLYRQVVANLQGKNANPCQLVGEFYDATAMLPQHIESNYRTAIFYVYIHHFTLNYWFEDYATAVKNADLAIPYLDAVVALYIVGWFYFYDSLGRLALASVVSAAERRKLLQRVAANQKKLQVWAKSSPVNYTHKLALVKAEWHRVHGESNQAIACYDQAIALAQSHQYFNEAALANELTAKFYLAENKLNIAQVYMQEARYLYLQWGAIAKVKDLEAKYPKILTRIGEKAVKSTLSTTSLNPTNLTSNSRSESLDLVTVIKASQTLSEEIQLDKLLSNLMRILMENAGAQRGFLLLSTKGKFLIEAQGSVGENTIQVLESLSIEDSQTLSSAIVNYVIRTKTNVVLNDAIHEAVGIGEFSKDPYIRQYQPRSILCTPLINQGKLAGIVYLENNLTTGAFPPDRLELLNLLSAQAAISIENARLYTDLAALNKAYERFVPSQFLQFLNKQSIIDVQLGDQVQREMSVLFTDIRAFTTLSESMTPAENFRFINSYLSRMEPIILENNGFIDKYIGDAIMALFAGDADDAVLAGIAMLKTLTTYNEKRQAKGYLPIQIGIGINTGSLILGTVGGLNRMDGTVISDAVNLAARIEGLTKTFNAPLLITNQTFERLQNRDRYGIRVVGQVKVKGKMNAVTVHEVFAADPPKVSAGKTATLELFASALALYEQQQFAAAAEYFQDCLQQNPWDQVAQMYLDSCQPGKQIASIFTEAVKF